The genomic DNA CGTGCGCGCCGCGGTCGACCGTCGCGAGCAGGTGAGCGAGCTCCGCCTGGACGCGGCGATGGAGACGTTCCGCCCGGTCGACCGGTCCGGCCTGGCGCAGCCGGCCGACGTCGCGACCTTCGCCGCCGACCGCAACCCGCGCACGGAGCCGACGCGCTGCCGGGCGCTCACCGCCCTGACGACCACGGCTCCCCTCGACGGCCGCTCGTGGACCGGCGTCAACGGCCGACCTGCCCAGCCGGTCACGCTGCTCACCGTCCGCTTCGCCGACGCCGGTGCCGCGCGCGCGGAGCTCGACCGCAAGCGGTGGGCGCTGCTGCGCTGCACCCGCGTGGTCGTGACCTTCCCGCCGTACGACGCTCCCCCGACGTCGTACGAGGTCGGGGGCCGACGGGTCTCGAGCGCGGTCGGCGACACCGTGCGCTGGAGCCTGGTCGACGACGGCCGACGCTTCGACTTCTACGTCCGCCGCTACGGCAACACGCTCAGCTGGACCTACGCCGACGACGTCAGCACGCCCGCGGTGCGCGAGCAGGTCGCCGACAGCCTCGTCGACCGGCTGAAGGACCTCGCCGGGCGCTGACTTCCCCGAGGCCCCCGGGCCGGCTGACGAGGCGGTGCTGGTCCAGGACGCAGCAGGGGCGCCGTCCGGAGACCGGACGACGCCCCTGCGACGGGTCGGGACTACTGGAACAGCTGGTTGATCTGGTCGTTGGCCTCGGTCAGTGACGAGACCTCCGCCTTGCCGGAGAGGACGTTGTCCATGGCCGGCTGCAGGATGTTCGTGATCCCCGCCGCGTGGTCGGTGATCGGGAACAGGAACGTGGTCTTGTCCTGCACCTGCACCAGGAATGGGCTGACGTCGATGCCCTTGGACTTGAAGGCCGCCTGGGCCTTCTCGGTGGCCGAGGGGATGGCCGGGAAGACGACCGACTTCTCACCCACGATGTTCTGGCAGTCCGGCGAGCCGAGGAACTCGACCCACTTGGCGGCGGCGGGCTTGTTCTTCGAGCCCACCCAGATCGAATCGGCGAGACCGTTGTACATGCTCGCGCGCTTGCCGCTCGGGCCGACCGGGTTCGGCGCGAGGCCCACGGCGAGGTCCTTGTTGCCGGCGAGGGCGTTGGTGTTCCACGAGCCGTTGGTGACCATGGCGTACTTGCCGGCGGTGAAGATCGACGACTCGTCCTGGCCGGTCACCTGGGCGACGCTGGGCATGTAGCCCTTGTCGATCAGGCTCTTGAACCAGCCGAAGGCCTCCTGGAACTGGGGCTGGTCGTAGTTGTAGTGCGTGCCCCACGGGTTCTTGTCGGTGTAGGTCCACGGCGTCGCCGTCGAGCCGGTGTACATGCTCCACTGGGTCTGCCCGGCGCCGTTGCCGCCCGAGCCGCCGTCGAGTCCGAGGCCGTAGACCTTGATCTTGGACTTGTCGAAGCCCGCCTCGTCGCCCCGCTTGCCGTTGGTGTCCATGGTCAGGTGCGCGATGACCTTCTCGTAGGAGCCGCCGTCGGTCGGGTTCCACTGCAGGTCCTGCAGGTCGGAGGCGGAGTAGCCGCCGGCCTTGACCAGGCTCTGGTTGTAGAAG from Microlunatus sagamiharensis includes the following:
- a CDS encoding ABC transporter substrate-binding protein, giving the protein MARIRTKLGAALVGLAALSLSLSACGGGGSDDGGSGGADGEAIDTSNASGDISYWLWDAGQLPAYQACADAFHAANPNVNVKISQYSWDDYWGKITNGFVAGDAPDVFTDHLSKYGEFVSQDQLVPLDATLAKDGFNTNQYQPGLADLWVGQDGKRYGLPKDFDTTAIFYNQSLVKAGGYSASDLQDLQWNPTDGGSYEKVIAHLTMDTNGKRGDEAGFDKSKIKVYGLGLDGGSGGNGAGQTQWSMYTGSTATPWTYTDKNPWGTHYNYDQPQFQEAFGWFKSLIDKGYMPSVAQVTGQDESSIFTAGKYAMVTNGSWNTNALAGNKDLAVGLAPNPVGPSGKRASMYNGLADSIWVGSKNKPAAAKWVEFLGSPDCQNIVGEKSVVFPAIPSATEKAQAAFKSKGIDVSPFLVQVQDKTTFLFPITDHAAGITNILQPAMDNVLSGKAEVSSLTEANDQINQLFQ